CATGATAACAAAAGGCCCATAACCGAGAAGCTAACACAGAGTGCACGTGCAGTAGTCTCCCCTTACTAATAAGTCTGTGTAAAGGTTGGGGAAATCAACAAAACTGCTTTGTAGataattttacattatatttttagcAGTATGTAATTTAAGGACATTAAAAATCCTCAGCACATTTGATTAACAgcgctacattttagaaaaaaaaaaaaacttccagtTTCTGTTGTATAAATCTTTATTGATGATGCTCCCGGGTTTGGATTTTTTAATGACATGGTAAGGGATCTTCATCCTGGATTTAGTGAAATTTGTCTTTTGGGTTTTGGCAGGCAGGTCAAAAACTCATCGTGACAACTTTGTAAAGATGAAGTGGCGACACGTCCTCTCACACTGGTGTAggcacaagcacgcacacacacatacacacgtgtaaAGGCCGGTGGCTATGCATATTGCACGGCGCACCCACCTAGGCTCTCTCGTAACGGCGAGTTGATGTCACATCCCCTGCAGACATTTTCTGGAACGATGACAAAAAGTGATGTAGAtgtcagaatttaaaaaagacattttaacacACTTTCCACcacccacagagagagagagagaaaaactgctCAACACACTGTGAAACACTCCCTCACTCAttcacttcctttctttctcactcatgTTGGTAAACAGATACAGAACACACACCTAGCTGTGACAAGCAGGTCATGCATTGACAAACACTTCATCATCTTAAAGAATACAGAGCAGAAGAGGGTGCActtacaaagaagaaacattaCAGGATGTTGTACTATGCTTAGGGAGGTCTACAGCAGTTGTTGATACTTGGAAGAGTAGGTTGTGTGAAGGAAGCCTAACAACTGTACTTTTGTTTCTTGCAATTGTCACTTGTGAAACCTTTGTCAGTGCCTGGTACTCTTAaccctccccatctctctctcttgtcagTCTGTTCTCTCCCCGCTCGAGTGGTCGGACTAAGTCTGAAGAGCACGGGCTGATGTCTACAATATCGACATCCAGCAAAGCCTGGCTGTGGACACACTTGACTGACATTCTCTAATCACCCTTATCATCTGATTTTCTTTGCTTACCATGACCATCTGGTCGCCTTCAATGGCTCGGACGATCTTAGAACTGAAAGGACCGCTGATTTCCTCCACCAGTGTGTCCCCGTCTACAGTAAACAGCGTCTGTCCGCAAcaaggcatcatcatcatcatcatcatcatcatcatcatcatcatcaattacaTAGTTTAGTACCACATTCACTACTTTCTCGGAAGATTGACATATCAGCTGGTGGAACCCAGTTTAGTCAGTTTCCTCTAAGgtgtattgagatattcaaatatttgttatcctaataacagacaaagaaaattcGATGTGctatgcactcacacacacagatgtcttTATCCATTTCAAGTATTTTATTACTGAGCCTCGGAGAATGTCACTAAGCTAAAAAcagttctttaaaaattaaactcaaTACGTAAGCAAAGTTTGTTTATAAGCAATGCCtcaaagagacaaagaaattgTAGGATGTCTTGTGTTGCaactgtatttattattattatttatctgcttgtttgtggctttgttttcttctgtggtTGCTTATTGTTGTTTCTGAAATTGAGGATGACCATCACCTTTATCTCTCTGCCGTCGAGGTAGCGCGACACGAACTCCACTCCATTCTGTGCGTTGACTTCAATAGGAGAGACAGGAGTGATGGTGACGATGCTGATGTTGTCGCCGTCGATGCTGATGTCCTGCACGATGTTGTTCTCTGGTGTCAGGAGCTTCAACGCTCTCTCGCGCGACTCGCCTTGTACACCTGCGCACGtgcaaatacataaaaataactaaatggAAAACGAACgaaccaaaacaaatatttctccAGTTTTAATTGCTTCTTGTGGTGGTGTCAACATTATATTTATACAGGATTATCTAAAAATAGCCTTAAAATTATAATGTAGCATAGTTTTAGAGCTTTTTCCAGGATGTTTTTAGCGATGCGGGTTGAGTCAGTTATCAAATGTTCACCAACAATAATGTTCCATAAGCTTCAGAGGACTTGCAGGATGTATTATTAATACAGTCTCAGCTTACGGTGCTACTGACTACACCtgtgcataaaaataatgaaatggaaaatgaacaaactaaaacaaTTGTTCAATTTTCAAGCTCCTTTCCTGTTtttctgaacttctcttcccctatATCTCAGCCAGACGACTCCGCTTTTCGTTTTTAATGTGTTGCAAACCACTGGAcatctcttcccttccatacccgccatctacccacatccaatcctttaaacatgcactaaacAGCTGTTCCACGaacattactccttacaccagcCAACATATTTGTCAATAGTGTTTATTAGTCAGTTGGCTAGTCCCCCTGCTTGCCTTCctggttgtttctccttccgtccttcatATCCTGTCCACGTCTCCTACTTGCCATGAGTGTGATTATGTGcgatataaatcacacattaatattattgtataGATTGTCCTCGCTCGACAAACAGTTTATGATAATACTCAGAAATCCTGACGAACCACAAACAAGAATTAAATGATTTCCACGGGATAACTTTAAAGATCCGTGTATGCTATATACACGTGGCTACAATTATTAGTTAATTGTCGAAAGTGATATCTGTTGCAGAATTACCGTGCTTAGTTATTGCATTAAATGTAAGATTTAGATAactatttatcccagagggcagtTCAGGTCAACTGGTACTGAGGGCGACAGTTGTCCAGAAACAAGCATGGAGCAAGATGGAGGATGACACGAACTCCATGAATACAAACTGTAATCTTCAGAGCATGTAGCAACATGTATGGTccgtaaattaaaaaaatggaaagcagCATGGTTCACAAGTTAAAGTGTCAGTGAAGAAGACTCATAATCCTGTTGTCGATAACCCAAGGTGAGATGGCAACCCCAAGAACAGGACACACCAGCGATAGTGGATGAAGGTGTCGATGGGAAGAAACGACTCAACACGAGTAGTGAAGAACAATCCAGAACAGAGACCAACGgagcaacaaacatcacacatcaGGAGACAATTAACTCCATTTACATTCATGGACAagacaaaaagacagagagCTGATCCAGTCCCCTCCAGCCAGGTAGGCGGAGTGACATCCTTCTCATCATTATTCATTGTtcgtagaaaaaaacaaacacatgcaattatacttgaacacacacacacagagcaggtCACGAAGAGGTCACCTTCAATGAAACAATTCAATGCCTTGACTAACACATCCTCCTCATCTGATATTTCATGGAATTAGTCATGGTGGTGAAGGGGTGGTGTTGGGTTTGCGAGACAGAGTTGGGGTGGTGGCAACACAATGAGATAAAATATGTGGAGTGGCAAAggcattagtgtgtgtgttacatcTGGTTTGTATCTATCACATATTAACTAGAGAAAGCATTGTTGCATATGAATAAGCTAATACGattttcatcaaacacatacGGGTACTTTGAGAAAATTAAGTTTATAAATACACAGCCAAACtcccccagaaaaaaattatactgtggtgttgttgttgttgctgctgctgctgctgctgttgttgttgttgtaaggaacaatgaaagaaaaaatgttggtgGAAATGATCGAACAGAAATGGCCGTGCTTTCACGAAAAGATGATTGACAGATGATTTGGGACTTTGTCACATCAGCAGTTtgatggtgctgctgctgacgaaTGTGTTCAGTGCGATGCGAGGACGTTTGTAGTGATGACAATGATGTTGCTGTCATGATGTTTACCACACAAAGCTGGTCACAGCACCACACGACACAACAAGGGTTGTTTCCTTCCTGGCACTCGACCTTTACCTTTCTGACCCGGCGATGTGCAGCTGGGAAAGTATAAACGCATGCTCAGCTCAAATAACGAGGGTAACACTTGCGTTTCCATGGTGACATGCAACCTGAGCacgtgtttgtgagtgtgtgagcaACATGGCCTTCACAGCATCGCTGTAAGAAGCAGAGGGAGAGGAATGAGTGTTGAACTGGTTCGCTCGTCTTGTCAGCCTGGTTTGCCCGGTGAGTCAAAGCCTCGTAAAGACATCGTAAAGAAAGTGTGGACATCAGGCCACATGTCATGAGCTAGACTGTTTGCACTTTGAACTCGGGGCAGCCATCACAAACCcgagggaaggagggagatgGATTGTGGTGATTCACAGAATACCAGAGCCAGGCAGGCTAGGACACAATGTTGTATAAAACAACACCCATTTATTACTAAccatctaatttttttaaagacaccaCCCTTTGCTGCCATCACATTTTGCCATATATTTAAACTCTGGGGAAAAGTCATATTTCTAAGCAGCTTGAATTaagatcaatcaatcaatcaagccGTTAGCCATCAAAAGAAAACGTTGCCCAGGACCGTCTAATGGCCGACAACCCGGCTGCTTAGTAAGAATCCATCCCCTAGCTCCTGGAAAAAAGGGTTAGTGGGTGGGTGGTAGGAGGAGCTCATGTAGCCTTCTACACCGATCAGTTCACGTACATAGATAAGTTTTCGTCggtgcagtttttgttttaaagtgtgGGGCAACGTGTTCGCTACGTGTCCGTGACCTCCAAGGTCAGAATGGAGGTGGCCAGAATGTAGAGCAGATGTTATCAAATTGACTTTGCTCCGCGGGGTTACAACTAATTGAATTGTCAAAAGACGAGATTATGTCCTTCTGTTCCACTCATGCAGCAGCCTTgagtttctctctcacacatgtcTTCCATCTGTCCCTCCTCTACATCAGTGCCCACGTAAATGTAAAATGGCGGCTACGTGCATCGTACGTGAAGTCAATAACGTGGTCACAACCTGCGAGAAATGCGCGGTactaatgtcacgtgactatcaAAAGCCGGATCACACGTTGTCGAATATTGACGACCTTTGGTATTAAGATAAGACCACATTAAAACGAGTGACAAAACATGACCCATGTGTGACATGTCTGATTAATATCTCCATCGAGAGCtacttgtaaaaataataaacattcaaaaacaaCCACGTGTTTACATAAGGATTTGTTCTGCACACAACAGGATGTCCCACTTCCTGGCGCTTGTTGGACTTATAATAAAGTTGCCATGGTAGATGTGGGATTCAGTAACTAAACACGTACGCGATATCATTTCATTTCGAGATCGGCTCTTCAAGTCCTGTTTGACTTCTGTTTGTAACATGGACAAGACGATAACAACGGTCACAATGTACAAATATCTAGTCCCCTCTCACACATCCTAGTACGCCCtcgctatataaatatattataatacaTGCATTGGTCATCAGTCTCCTATTACAATGCCATGGATTTCTGTGTAAATGTTGTGGAATTTCCGTCAAAACTCCTGGAGTTTGTTTTCAGTATAACTCCTTTAATTTCcgaacaacaaatattttaggagTAATGAAGCAGTTCTGACAAAAACTATGCAAGTAATATCACTCAGCATTTTAAttgattatttataattattgtaaataataaaataacaatgtacacaaaacatcaacatgTTAGTGAAGTGCTAGGAATCTGGTGAGTCAAGTTAAACTTCTGTGTAAAGCGTGTGGGCAATGTCCAGTGCTGTAAGTATTACTGacgaaaacaatgaaatagGTAATAAGATGagtgtataaataaacaaaaatgcacGCAGCATCAATGTGAAGTGCAAGAAACTTTTGCATAATTTCTGTGCATAAATTTCTGGAATTTGTACATAATTCTGGAATTACTATGAAAGATGTCTCTGGAATAACTGTTACGCGCCTGCATGGTCTAAAACTGTCGGTAACGGAAATGATGCAATAGATAACATGCAGTAAATAAATAGGAAGTAGTATCTCACCAACAGCATCTAAATACAGCTCGAAGTTATCAAGCGAGACCAGCTTCCATTTGCCATTCAGAGCTGCCATGACGGTGGTTGTCTGTGTCGTTGACGATGGCTGACAGTGTGATGTTGTGCAGCTTCTGGTGGTCTGTGTGTGACTGCTGCTACACCGGCGCGAGTTATACTCCTACTGGCTCCCGGCCTCTCGAGGGGAAAAAACTAGGGGTTTGGGGGAAAGGCGGACCTCCAGCCGCCTATACAGCGAAATGAAAACCCCCAAAACGAACTCTTATCCCCCCTTCCTCTCAGTTCTCTCCCCCAACCTTACCCTCGAGACAACCACTCCCTCTAGCGGCTGGCGCACGAGCCGTGACAACACGGATGTTACAAAGGGTTCGTGGGAAGGGGCCATAAGGGTGCACGGAGGTCATCTGCCATCTTGCGAGTTTACCATCCGCAGCCATGCCACGTGACTAGTGGTGACGCTGTTGATCGGCAGTTATCGCCGTCGTCGTGTCATCCACTAAATGGCGACTTCCCTCGTGTCTGTCTCCCTCGCCACCCACCAACCCCGTGCCACGCGCTTTAGCATTTCCTCGAAAGCTCCGAGCGAAGTGGAGAGTAGAAAGTTATCAGACAGAACACGTTGGAGTTCTCCCCTCACCCCGcgccccaccaccaccacgacgcCATGTTGCTTCCCTAGACACGTCATTACGATGCTCGCCACGTGTTGTTGTATGATTAATATCATGGGAAGCGGTGCTCGGTAGCAAGCTTGCAATGAGGAGGCCACCAGTGTGTTGATACAGAGCTCCACTCCATGAGTTAACCTCGTTTGGCTCAAAGTCAGTCCTCGATCATATTCTTTACTGAAAACGTGgcaaaattttttgtttatctcgTACATTTGCATGCACAGTTTCTGCTCCCCCTCAGCTCTGGTTCTCCCTCCCTTCAACTAATTCCCCAGACCAATCCCCCCCAACCCACAGCTGGGTGGCTTTTAACCTCGTAGCTACAGGCCTTGCAGACATTTCTTCgctcacagatttttttcaggtcGTGTTATctacaaaaaagtaattttaaatctgataacaaatttttcttcttgtaaatactaGCAATATGGTTGTCGACGTTTAACGCTTTAGAAGCGTTGTATCATGGCGAAAAATGGTCAAGTTAGCAACACCCTGGGTTAAAATAGTGAAGCATAATCGCACACTATAATaaactaatataaaaaaaaggaatgagcaaacaaaatataactaaggaaataagcaaaataaaaaaaaaggcgagaaaaggaaaataatagcCCCAGTGAAGGACGTGGAAAATCACCTTTAAGAGTCAATAAGTAAACTTTACCCTG
This window of the Pomacea canaliculata isolate SZHN2017 linkage group LG4, ASM307304v1, whole genome shotgun sequence genome carries:
- the LOC112561111 gene encoding fatty acid-binding protein, adipocyte-like; the protein is MAALNGKWKLVSLDNFELYLDAVGVQGESRERALKLLTPENNIVQDISIDGDNISIVTITPVSPIEVNAQNGVEFVSRYLDGREIKTLFTVDGDTLVEEISGPFSSKIVRAIEGDQMVMKMSAGDVTSTRRYERA